In Epinephelus lanceolatus isolate andai-2023 chromosome 13, ASM4190304v1, whole genome shotgun sequence, the following are encoded in one genomic region:
- the sesn1 gene encoding sestrin-1 isoform X2 has translation MRHAVTPAETVENNSFAVTDLLKICTHCERLSKKDLGVRIPRPLGNGPSRFIPEKEILQVSKVDARTQSILEDAFAALGRLDNISLVMGFHPQYLESFLRTQHYLLQMDGPLSLHYRHYIGIMAAARHQCSYLVNLHVNDFLQVGGDPKWLNGLDEAPQKLQQLGELNKILAHRPWLLTKEHIERLLKAEEHSWSLAELIHAVVLLTHYHSLASFTFGCGITPEIHCDGGHTFRPPSLSQYCVCDIANGNGHAIHHDDPLGNQEMCGEVEVLMERMKQLQECRDDEEASQEEMATRFEREKTESMLVVTAEDEEGVPSRDISRHFEDPSYGYKDFSRRGEHVPTFRVQDYSWEDHGFSLVNRLYPDVGQMLDEKFQMAYNLTYNTMATHKDVDTSMLRRAIWNYIHCMFGIRYDDYDYGEINQLLDRSFKIYIKTMVCSPEKTTKRMYESFWRQFQHSEKVHVNLLLMEARMQAELLYALRAITRYMT, from the exons ATGAGGCACGCGGTCACACCGGCAGAAACCGTGGAAAATAATTCTTTTGCAGTGACAGACCTGTTAAAGATATGTACCCATTGTGAACGGCTCAGCAAAAAG GACTTGGGAGTAAGGATCCCAAGACCCTTAGGAAACGGACCAAGCAGATTTATCCCAGAAAAAGAG ATTCTTCAAGTCAGTAAAGTGGACGCCAGGACACAGTCGATACTTGAGGATGCGTTTGCAGCCCTCGGTCGTCTCGACAACATTTCTCTGGTGATGGGCTTCCACCCGCAGTACCTGGAGAGCTTTCTCCGGACGCAGCACTACCTGCTGCAGATGGATGGACCCCTGTCTTTGCACTACCGACACTACATCGGCATCATG GCGGCAGCTAGACACCAGTGTTCCTACTTGGTCAACCTCCACGTGAATGACTTCCTCCAGGTCGGGGGCGATCCCAAGTGGCTGAACGGCCTGGACGAAGCCCCGCAGAAGTTGCAGCAGCTCGGAGAGCTCAACAAAATCCTGGCCCACCGACCTTGGCTTCTCACCAAGGAACACATCGAG cgcCTTCTGAAGGCAGAGGAGCACAGCTGGTCCCTTGCGGAGCTGATCCATGCCGTGGTCCTCCTCACACACTACCACTCCCTCGCCTCCTTCACCTTTGGCTGCGGCATCACGCCCGAGATCCACTGCGACGGTGGGCACACTTTCAGACCCCCCTCCCTCAGCCAGTACTGCGTCTGTGACATTGCCAACGGCAACGGTCATGCTATTCACCACGACGATCCACTCGGCAACCAG GAGATGTGTGGCGAGGTGGAGGTTCTGATGGAGCGCatgaagcagctgcaggagtGCCGCGACGATGAGGAGGCTAGCCAGGAGGAGATGGCGACTCGCTTTGAGAGGGAGAAGACAGAGAGCATGCTGGTGGTCACAGCAGAGGACGAGGAAGGCGTCCCCTCCAGGGACATCTCCCGACATTTCGAGGACCCCAGCTATGGCTACAAGGACTTCTCCAGGAGGGGGGAACATGTGCCCACATTCAGAGTGCAG GACTACAGCTGGGAGGACCACGGCTTCTCCCTGGTCAACAGACTGTACCCTGATGTTGGTCAGATGCTGGACGAGAAGTTCCAGATGGCCTACAATCTGACCTACAACACCATGGCAACACACAAGGATGTGGACACCAGCATGCTGCGCAGGGCCATCTGGAACTACATCCACTGCATGTTCGGCATCAG GTATGATGACTACGATTACGGAGAGATAAACCAGCTTCTGGACCGCAGCTTTAAGATCTATATTAAGACTATGGTGTGTAGTCCTGAGAAGACCACCAAACGAATGTATGAGAGTTTCTGGAGGCAGTTTCAGCACTCCGAGAAG GTCCACGTTAATCTGCTTCTTATGGAAGCGCGAATGCAGGCAGAACTGTTATACGCTCTGAGAGCGATCACCCGCTACATGACATGA